From the Peromyscus leucopus breed LL Stock chromosome 8b, UCI_PerLeu_2.1, whole genome shotgun sequence genome, one window contains:
- the Tmem220 gene encoding transmembrane protein 220, with the protein MATAVASWAPGLWRAYNGLMAFFFGLAAVVQVNDPDAEFWVVVYTIPAVLTLLVGVNPLITGNFIWKSVSTIHVLFCVLWAGSLAYHFLLHAQQSILNEEEGRELSGLVIITAWMALCHSSAKNPGGGRTHLAIATVIALFPLISWVYVYINKEMRSSWPTHCKTVI; encoded by the exons ATGGCGACTGCAGTGGCTTCCTGGGCTCCCGGCTTGTGGCGGGCCTACAACGGGCTCATGGCATTCTTCTTCGGCCTGGCCGCCGTGGTGCAG GTGAACGATCCAGATGCAGAGTTCTGGGTG GTGGTGTACACGATCCCTGCAGTACTTACCCTGCTTGTTGGGGTTAATCCTCTCATCACAG GCAATTTCATCTGGAAGAGTGTGTCTACGATACATGTGCTGTTTTGTGTGCTGTGGGCTGGCAGCTTGGCATACCACTTCTTGCTTCATGCCCAGCAGAGCATCCTAAACGAGGAAGAAGGCAG GGAGCTGTCCGGCCTGGTGATCATCACAGCATGGATGGCACTGTGTCACAGCTCAGCAAA gaaCCCAGGTGGTGGAAGAACGCACTTGGCTATTGCCACTGTGATCGCTCTTTTCCCACTCATTTCATGGGTCTATGTGTACATAAACAAGGAGATGCGCTCCTCCTGGCCAACGCACTGCAAGACAGTCATTTAG
- the Adprm gene encoding manganese-dependent ADP-ribose/CDP-alcohol diphosphatase, translated as MRFTPRVVKESRVVRLQAIQKRDRLISAGCSSTKRKDWACLSTPEWRSAMESRVAYLEACLEVMADELDPDALADGSEPLFSFGVIADIQYADLEDGFNYQRSRRRYYRHSLVHLQGAIEDWNKERSPPSCVLQLGDIIDGYNAQYKVSEKSLELVMDTFKMLKAPVHHTWGNHEFYNFNRDFLANSKLNSKFLEDRIVQHPETTPSENYYAYHFVPFPKFRFVLLDSYDLSVLGIDQSSPKYERCMKMLREHNPNVELNSPQGLSEPQYVQFNGGFSQEQLNWLNEVLTFSDLNQEKVVIVSHLPIYPEASDSVCLAWNYMDALSIIWSHKCVVCFLAGHTHDGGYSEDPFGIHHVNLEGVIETAPDSQAFGTVYVYPDKMILKGRGRVPDRIMNYRREQALCF; from the exons ATGCGGTTTACCCCGCGGGTTGTCAAGGAGTCCAGGGTTGTGCGGCTGCAAGCG ATACAAAAAAGGGACAGACTGATTTCTGCAGGCTGCTCATCAACAAAGAGAAAAGACTGGGCCTGCTTGAGTACCCCAGAGTGGAGGTCTGCTATGGAAAGTAGAGtgg CTTATTTAGAAGCCTGCTTGGAGGTAATGGCTGATGAGCTGGACCCCGATGCCCTGGCTGATGGCTCAGAGCCCCTTTTTTCCTTTGGAGTTATAGCAGATATTCAGTATGCTGACTTAGAAGATGGATTCAATTATCAAAGAAGCAGGCGGAGGTATTACCGGCACAGTCTTGTTCACTTACAGGGTGCCATTGAAGACTGGAATAAAGAACGCAGCCCACCCTCCTGTGTCCTCCAGCTTGGAGACATCATCGATGGCTACAACGCACAGTATAAAGTCTCAGAAAAGTCTCTAGAACTTGTCATGGACACATTCAAAATGCTTAAAGCCCCAGTTCACCACACATGGGGAAACCATGAATTCTATAACTTCAATAGAGACTTCTTAGCAAACTCGAAACttaacagcaagtttctagaagACCGAATTGTACAGCATCCCGAGACCACGCCATCGGAGAACTATTATGCTTATCACTTTGTACCATTCCCTAAATTCCGGTTTGTTTTACTTGATTCTTATGACCTGAGTGTCTTGGGCATAGATCAATCTTCTCCAAAATATGAGCGGTGTATGAAGATGCTGAGGGAGCACAATCCAAATGTGGAGTTAAATAGTCCCCAAG GACTTTCTGAGCCCCAGTATGTCCAGTTTAATGGAGGATTCAGCCAAGAACAGCTGAACTGGTTGAATGAAGTTCTTACATTCTCAGACCTGAACCAGGAAAAGGTGGTGATTGTGA GCCATCTTCCCATTTACCCAGAGGCCTCTGACAGCGTGTGCTTGGCTTGGAACTACATGGATGCCCTGTCAATCATATGGTCTCAcaagtgtgtggtgtgtttccTTGCTGGTCACACACATGACGGTGGCTACTCTGAGGATCCTTTTGGTATACACCATGTCAACCTTGAAGGAGTTATTGAAACAGCTCCGGATAGCCAGGCCTTCGGCACAGTTTATGTCTACCCTGACAAAATGATACTGAAAGGGAGAGGCAGAGTTCCAGACAGAATTATGAATTACAGAAGGGAACAAGCTTTGTGTTTTTAG